A genomic stretch from Enterobacter dykesii includes:
- the speE gene encoding polyamine aminopropyltransferase encodes MADHTLWHETLHDQFGQYFAVDNVLYHEKTDHQDLIIFENAAFGRVMALDGVVQTTERDEFIYHEMMTHVPLLAHGHAKHVLIIGGGDGAMLREVSRHRSIETITMVEIDAGVVSFCRQYLPNHNAGSYDDPRFSLVIDDGVNFVNQTSQTFDVIISDCTDPIGPGASLFTSSFYEGCKRCLNPGGIFVAQNGVCFLQQDEALDSHRKLSTYFDDVSFYQAAIPTYYGGIMTFAWATDNDVLRHLSTEIIQARFHQAGLQCRYYNPAIHTAAFALPQYLQDALSTKGVS; translated from the coding sequence ATGGCCGACCACACGTTGTGGCATGAAACACTGCATGACCAGTTTGGTCAGTACTTTGCCGTTGATAACGTGCTCTATCATGAGAAAACCGATCACCAGGATCTGATCATCTTCGAAAATGCCGCCTTTGGCCGCGTCATGGCGCTGGACGGTGTTGTGCAAACCACCGAGCGCGACGAGTTTATCTATCATGAGATGATGACCCACGTCCCGCTGCTGGCGCACGGTCACGCGAAGCATGTCCTGATTATCGGCGGTGGCGACGGCGCAATGCTGCGTGAAGTTTCCCGCCATCGTTCCATCGAAACCATCACCATGGTGGAAATCGATGCGGGTGTCGTCTCTTTCTGCCGCCAGTATCTGCCCAACCACAATGCCGGTAGCTATGACGATCCCCGCTTTAGCCTGGTGATTGACGACGGCGTTAACTTTGTTAACCAGACCTCGCAGACCTTTGACGTGATCATCTCCGACTGCACCGATCCTATCGGCCCCGGCGCGTCGCTGTTTACCTCCTCCTTCTACGAAGGCTGCAAGCGCTGTCTGAACCCGGGCGGGATCTTCGTCGCACAAAATGGCGTCTGCTTCCTGCAGCAAGATGAAGCGCTCGACAGCCATCGTAAGCTAAGCACCTATTTCGATGATGTCAGCTTCTATCAGGCCGCTATTCCGACGTATTACGGTGGGATCATGACCTTTGCATGGGCGACGGATAACGACGTATTACGCCATCTCTCCACCGAAATTATTCAGGCCCGCTTCCATCAGGCCGGTCTTCAGTGCCGATACTACAATCCGGCTATCCATACCGCAGCGTTTGCTCTGCCGCAGTACCTGCAAGACGCATTATCCACTAAGGGGGTGAGCTAA
- the acnB gene encoding bifunctional aconitate hydratase 2/2-methylisocitrate dehydratase: MLEEYRKHVAERAAEGIVPKPLDATQMAALVELLKNPPKGEEEFLLDLLINRVPPGVDEAAYVKAGFLAAIAKGEATSPLVTPEKAIELLGTMQGGYNIHPLIDALDNDKLAPIAAKALSSTLLMFDNFYDVEEKAKAGNVYAKQVMQSWADAEWFLNRPALAEKITVTVFKVTGETNTDDLSPAPDAWSRPDIPLHALAMLKNAREGIEPDQPGSVGPIKQIEALQKKGFPLAYVGDVVGTGSSRKSATNSVLWFMGDDIPHVPNKRGGGLCLGGKIAPIFFNTMEDAGALPIEVDVSNLNMGDVIDVYPYKGEVRNHETNELLASFELKTDVLIDEVRAGGRIPLIIGRGLTTKAREALGLPHSDVFRHAKDVAESNRGYSLAQKMVGRACGVAGIRPGAYCEPKMTSVGSQDTTGPMTRDELKDLACLGFSSDLVMQSFCHTAAYPKPVDVTTHHTLPDFIMNRGGVSLRPGDGVIHSWLNRMLLPDTVGTGGDSHTRFPIGISFPAGSGLVAFAAATGVMPLDMPESVLVRFKGKMQPGITLRDLVHAIPLYAIKQGLLTVEKKGKKNIFSGRILEIEGLPDLKVEQAFELTDASAERSAAGCTIKLNKEPIIEYLTSNIVLLKWMIAEGYGDRRTLERRIQGMEKWLADPQLLEADADAEYAAVIDIDLADIKEPILCAPNDPDDARPLSEVQGEKIDEVFIGSCMTNIGHFRAAGKLLDTHKGQLPTRLWVAPPTRMDAAQLTEEGYYSVFGKSGARIEIPGCSLCMGNQARVADGATVVSTSTRNFPNRLGTGANVFLASAELAAVAALIGKLPTPEEYQTFVAQVDKTAVDTYRYLNFDQLSQYTEKADGVIFQTAV; encoded by the coding sequence GTGCTAGAAGAATACCGTAAGCACGTAGCAGAACGTGCCGCCGAGGGAATTGTACCCAAACCTTTAGATGCAACCCAAATGGCCGCGCTCGTCGAGCTGCTGAAGAACCCGCCTAAGGGCGAAGAAGAATTCCTGTTAGATCTGCTGATCAACCGCGTACCGCCTGGCGTAGATGAAGCTGCCTACGTAAAAGCCGGATTCCTTGCTGCTATCGCCAAAGGCGAAGCCACCTCCCCACTGGTTACTCCTGAAAAAGCCATTGAACTGCTCGGCACCATGCAGGGTGGTTACAACATTCATCCGCTGATTGACGCGCTGGATAACGACAAGCTGGCACCGATTGCCGCTAAAGCGCTCTCTTCCACGCTGCTGATGTTCGATAACTTCTACGATGTAGAAGAAAAAGCCAAAGCAGGCAACGTCTATGCGAAGCAGGTGATGCAGTCCTGGGCCGATGCCGAATGGTTCCTGAATCGTCCTGCGCTGGCTGAAAAAATCACCGTTACCGTCTTTAAAGTGACCGGTGAAACCAACACCGATGACCTCTCTCCGGCACCGGACGCGTGGTCTCGCCCGGATATCCCTCTGCACGCTCTGGCGATGCTGAAAAACGCCCGTGAAGGCATTGAGCCGGATCAGCCGGGCAGCGTTGGCCCGATCAAACAGATCGAAGCCCTGCAGAAAAAAGGGTTCCCGCTGGCCTACGTGGGTGACGTTGTGGGTACCGGTTCTTCCCGTAAGTCCGCAACCAACTCCGTGCTGTGGTTCATGGGCGACGACATTCCGCACGTGCCGAACAAGCGCGGCGGCGGCCTGTGCCTCGGCGGCAAAATTGCGCCAATCTTCTTCAACACCATGGAAGATGCGGGCGCCCTGCCGATCGAAGTGGACGTTTCTAACCTGAACATGGGCGACGTGATTGACGTTTACCCGTACAAAGGCGAAGTGCGCAACCACGAGACCAACGAGCTGCTGGCAAGCTTCGAGCTGAAAACCGACGTGCTGATCGACGAAGTGCGTGCCGGTGGCCGTATTCCGCTGATCATTGGTCGTGGTCTGACTACCAAAGCGCGTGAAGCGCTGGGTCTGCCGCACAGTGATGTATTCCGTCACGCGAAAGACGTTGCTGAAAGCAACCGCGGTTATTCTCTGGCACAGAAAATGGTGGGCCGCGCGTGCGGCGTCGCCGGTATTCGTCCTGGCGCGTACTGCGAGCCGAAGATGACCTCCGTGGGCTCTCAGGACACCACTGGCCCAATGACCCGTGACGAACTGAAAGACCTGGCGTGCCTGGGCTTCTCTTCTGATCTGGTGATGCAGTCCTTCTGCCACACGGCGGCCTATCCGAAGCCGGTTGACGTGACCACGCACCACACGCTGCCAGACTTCATCATGAACCGCGGCGGCGTTTCCCTGCGTCCAGGCGACGGCGTCATCCACTCCTGGCTGAACCGCATGCTGCTGCCGGATACCGTGGGTACCGGCGGTGACTCCCATACCCGTTTCCCAATCGGTATCTCTTTCCCGGCGGGCTCCGGTCTGGTGGCGTTTGCTGCTGCGACTGGCGTGATGCCGCTGGATATGCCGGAATCGGTGCTGGTGCGCTTCAAAGGTAAAATGCAGCCGGGTATCACCCTGCGCGACCTGGTTCACGCGATCCCGCTGTATGCGATTAAACAGGGCCTGCTGACCGTTGAGAAGAAAGGTAAGAAAAACATCTTCTCTGGCCGTATCCTGGAAATTGAAGGGCTGCCGGATCTGAAAGTGGAGCAGGCGTTCGAGCTGACCGATGCTTCCGCCGAGCGTTCTGCGGCGGGCTGTACCATCAAGCTGAACAAAGAGCCGATTATCGAGTATCTGACCTCCAACATCGTGCTGCTGAAGTGGATGATTGCAGAAGGCTACGGCGACCGTCGTACGCTGGAGCGTCGTATCCAGGGCATGGAAAAATGGCTGGCCGATCCGCAACTGCTGGAAGCCGATGCTGACGCAGAGTACGCGGCGGTGATCGACATCGATCTGGCGGATATCAAAGAGCCAATCCTGTGTGCACCGAACGATCCGGACGACGCGCGTCCGCTGTCTGAGGTTCAGGGCGAGAAGATCGACGAAGTGTTTATCGGATCCTGTATGACCAACATCGGTCACTTCCGTGCTGCCGGTAAGCTGCTGGATACCCACAAAGGCCAGCTGCCAACCCGTCTGTGGGTGGCGCCGCCAACCCGTATGGACGCGGCTCAGCTGACCGAAGAGGGCTACTACAGCGTGTTTGGTAAGAGCGGTGCGCGTATCGAAATCCCTGGCTGTTCCCTGTGCATGGGCAACCAGGCGCGCGTAGCCGACGGTGCGACGGTGGTTTCCACCTCTACCCGTAACTTCCCGAACCGTTTAGGTACCGGAGCGAACGTCTTCCTGGCCTCTGCGGAGCTGGCGGCGGTTGCGGCGTTGATTGGCAAACTGCCAACGCCGGAAGAGTACCAGACCTTTGTGGCTCAGGTAGATAAGACCGCGGTGGATACCTATCGCTATCTGAACTTCGACCAGCTCTCTCAGTACACCGAGAAGGCCGACGGGGTTATCTTCCAGACGGCGGTATAA
- a CDS encoding glucose/quinate/shikimate family membrane-bound PQQ-dependent dehydrogenase, producing MAETNSKQPRLLVTLTAAFAAFCALYLLIGGVWLVALGGSWYYPIAGLVMVAVTVLLLRRKQSALWLYAALLLATMIWGVWEVGFDFWALTPRSDILVFFGIWLILPFVWRRLIVPSSGAVAGLVVALLITGGILTWAGFNDPQEINGTLNAESTPAAAISQVADGDWPAYGRNQEGQRYSPLKQINADNVKNLKEAWVFRTGDLKMPNDPGELTNEVTPIKVGNMLYLCTAHQRLFALDAATGKEKWHFDPQLNSNPSFQHVTCRGVSYHEARADNASPEVIADCPRRIMLPVNDGRLFAINAETGKLCETFANKGILNLQTNMPDTTPGLYEPTSPPIITDKTIVIAGSVTDNFSTRETSGVIRGFDVNTGKLLWAFDPGAKDPNAIPSDEHTFTFNSPNSWAPAAYDAKLDLVYLPMGVTTPDIWGGNRTPEQERYASAIVALNATTGKLAWSYQTVHHDLWDMDMPSQPTLADITVDGKTVPVIYAPAKTGNIFVLDRSNGKLVVPAPEKPVPQGAAKGDYVSKTQPFSDLSFRPKKDLSGADMWGATMFDQLVCRVMFHQLRYEGIFTPPSEQGTLVFPGNLGMFEWGGISVDPNRQVAIANPMALPFVSRLIPRGPGNPMEQPKDAKGSGTEAGIQPQYGVPYGVTLNPFLSPFGLPCKQPAWGYISGLDLKTNQIVWKKRIGTPQDSMPFPMPVPVPFNMGMPMLGGPISTAGNVLFIAATADNYLRAYNMTNGEKLWQGRLPAGGQATPMTYEVNGKQYVVISAGGHGSFGTKMGDYIVAYALPDESK from the coding sequence ATGGCTGAAACAAACTCTAAACAGCCGCGTCTACTGGTGACATTAACAGCCGCATTCGCAGCCTTCTGCGCGCTGTATCTGTTAATCGGTGGCGTCTGGCTGGTCGCGTTAGGCGGCTCCTGGTACTACCCGATTGCAGGTCTGGTTATGGTTGCCGTAACCGTCCTGCTGTTGCGTAGAAAACAATCTGCACTGTGGCTGTATGCCGCCCTCCTTCTTGCCACCATGATCTGGGGCGTCTGGGAAGTCGGCTTTGACTTCTGGGCGCTGACGCCGCGCAGCGACATCCTGGTCTTCTTCGGCATCTGGCTGATCCTGCCGTTCGTGTGGCGTCGCCTGATTGTGCCGTCCAGCGGTGCGGTGGCGGGCCTGGTTGTTGCCCTGCTGATTACCGGCGGTATTCTGACCTGGGCCGGTTTTAATGACCCACAGGAGATCAACGGTACGCTGAACGCAGAATCCACGCCTGCGGCAGCTATCTCCCAGGTCGCTGACGGCGACTGGCCTGCATATGGTCGTAACCAGGAAGGTCAACGCTACTCTCCGCTGAAGCAGATCAACGCGGACAACGTTAAAAACCTGAAGGAAGCCTGGGTATTCCGTACCGGTGACCTGAAGATGCCGAACGATCCGGGCGAGCTGACCAACGAAGTGACGCCGATTAAAGTCGGCAATATGCTCTACCTGTGTACGGCGCACCAGCGTCTGTTCGCGCTCGACGCGGCCACCGGTAAAGAGAAATGGCACTTCGATCCGCAGCTGAACTCCAACCCGTCCTTCCAGCATGTCACCTGCCGCGGCGTCTCTTACCACGAAGCGCGCGCCGATAATGCGAGCCCGGAAGTCATTGCTGACTGTCCTCGCCGCATCATGCTGCCGGTGAACGATGGCCGTCTGTTCGCCATCAATGCCGAAACGGGCAAGCTGTGTGAAACCTTTGCCAACAAAGGCATCCTGAACCTGCAGACCAACATGCCGGACACCACGCCGGGTCTGTATGAGCCAACCTCACCGCCAATCATCACCGATAAAACCATCGTGATTGCCGGTTCGGTAACGGATAACTTCTCCACGCGTGAAACCTCCGGCGTTATCCGTGGTTTCGACGTGAACACCGGTAAACTGCTGTGGGCCTTCGACCCGGGCGCGAAAGATCCAAACGCGATCCCGTCGGACGAGCACACCTTTACCTTTAACTCGCCAAACTCCTGGGCACCAGCGGCGTATGACGCGAAGCTGGACCTGGTCTATCTGCCAATGGGTGTGACCACGCCAGATATCTGGGGCGGTAACCGCACGCCGGAGCAGGAGCGTTATGCGAGCGCTATCGTGGCGCTGAACGCGACCACCGGCAAGCTGGCATGGAGCTACCAGACCGTTCACCACGATCTGTGGGATATGGATATGCCGTCCCAGCCGACGCTGGCGGACATTACCGTAGATGGCAAAACCGTTCCGGTGATTTACGCTCCGGCCAAGACGGGCAACATCTTCGTGCTGGATCGCAGCAACGGCAAGCTGGTTGTGCCTGCACCGGAAAAACCGGTTCCGCAGGGCGCGGCGAAAGGCGATTACGTCAGCAAAACCCAGCCGTTCTCTGACCTGAGCTTCCGTCCGAAGAAAGACCTCAGCGGTGCGGACATGTGGGGCGCCACCATGTTTGACCAGCTGGTGTGCCGCGTGATGTTCCACCAGCTGCGCTATGAAGGCATCTTCACGCCGCCGTCTGAGCAGGGCACGCTGGTCTTCCCGGGTAACCTGGGGATGTTCGAGTGGGGCGGGATCTCCGTTGACCCTAACCGTCAGGTGGCGATTGCCAACCCGATGGCGCTGCCGTTCGTTTCCCGCCTGATCCCACGCGGTCCAGGCAACCCAATGGAGCAGCCGAAAGACGCAAAAGGCAGCGGTACCGAAGCCGGCATTCAGCCGCAGTATGGCGTTCCTTACGGCGTGACCCTGAACCCGTTCCTGTCGCCGTTTGGTCTGCCGTGTAAACAGCCTGCCTGGGGTTATATCTCCGGTCTGGATCTGAAAACTAACCAGATCGTATGGAAAAAACGTATTGGTACGCCACAGGACAGCATGCCGTTCCCGATGCCTGTTCCGGTGCCGTTCAATATGGGTATGCCAATGCTGGGTGGCCCAATCTCCACCGCCGGTAACGTGCTGTTCATCGCGGCAACCGCAGATAACTACCTGCGCGCGTACAACATGACCAACGGTGAAAAACTGTGGCAGGGCCGTCTGCCAGCGGGTGGACAGGCCACGCCGATGACCTATGAAGTGAATGGCAAGCAGTACGTTGTCATCTCTGCGGGTGGTCACGGTTCGTTTGGCACGAAGATGGGCGACTATATTGTCGCGTATGCACTGCCGGATGAAAGTAAGTAA
- the can gene encoding carbonate dehydratase, with product MNNIDTLISNNALWSKMLVEEDPGFFGKLAQAQNPRFLWIGCSDSRVPAERLTGLEPGELFVHRNVANLVIHTDLNCLSVVQYAVDVLQVEHIIICGHYGCGGVQAAVENTELGLIDNWLLHIRDIWFKHSSLLGEMPQERRMDTLCELNVMEQVYNLGHSTIMQSAWKRGQKVSIHGWAYGIHDGLLRNLEVTATNRETLEQRYRSGIANLQLKHVNHK from the coding sequence ATGAACAACATAGATACACTCATCAGCAACAATGCACTATGGTCAAAAATGCTGGTGGAGGAAGACCCCGGATTTTTTGGAAAACTCGCGCAGGCTCAGAACCCACGCTTTCTCTGGATTGGATGTTCCGACAGCCGCGTACCGGCGGAGCGCCTGACCGGCCTTGAACCCGGCGAACTGTTTGTTCACCGTAATGTCGCCAATCTCGTGATTCACACCGATCTCAACTGTCTTTCTGTTGTTCAGTATGCCGTGGACGTTCTGCAAGTCGAGCACATCATCATTTGCGGCCATTATGGCTGCGGCGGCGTGCAGGCGGCGGTGGAAAACACGGAACTGGGGCTCATTGATAACTGGCTACTGCACATCCGCGATATCTGGTTCAAACATAGCTCACTGCTGGGCGAAATGCCGCAGGAGCGTCGTATGGATACCCTTTGCGAACTCAACGTGATGGAGCAGGTGTATAACCTGGGCCACTCAACGATCATGCAATCAGCGTGGAAACGCGGGCAGAAGGTCTCTATCCACGGCTGGGCGTATGGTATTCACGATGGCCTGCTGCGCAATCTGGAAGTGACCGCCACCAACCGCGAAACGCTGGAGCAGCGATACCGTTCGGGGATTGCCAACCTTCAGCTTAAGCATGTAAACCATAAATAA
- the cueO gene encoding multicopper oxidase CueO: MQRRDFLKYSAVLGAASALPLWSRAVFAADRPALPIPDLLTADARSRIQLVVQAGKTTFGAHNATTWGYNGNLLGPALQLRKGKAVTVDIHNTLAEETTLHWHGLEVPGEVDGGPQGIIKAGGTRSVTFTPEQRAATCWFHPHQHGKTGHQVAMGLAGLVLIEDDESRLLRLPKQWGIDDVPVIVQDKKFNAEGQIDYQLDVMSAAVGWFGDTLLTNGAIYPQHAAPKGWLRLRLLNGCNARSLNFATSDKRPLYVVASDGGLLPEPVKVSELPMLMGERFEVLVDISDGKPFDLVTLPVSQMGMAVAPFNKPHPVLRIQPLLVTASGTLPDTLTTLPALPSLEGLTQRKLQLAMNPMLDMMGMQALMAKYGDQAMAGMHHGQMMGHMNMDHGKMGGMGNMNHGDHGFDFHNANMINGKAFDMNTPMFAATKGQLERWVISGEGDMMLHPFHIHGTQFRILTENGKAPDAHRAGWKDTVRVEGGVSEVLVKFDHDAPKEFAYMAHCHLLEHEDTGMMLGFTV, translated from the coding sequence ATGCAACGTCGTGATTTTTTAAAATATTCCGCTGTGCTGGGGGCTGCCAGCGCATTACCACTCTGGAGCCGCGCGGTTTTTGCGGCCGACAGACCTGCCTTACCCATCCCTGACTTACTGACCGCTGACGCCCGCAGCCGTATCCAGCTTGTGGTTCAGGCCGGTAAAACAACATTCGGTGCGCACAACGCCACGACGTGGGGCTATAACGGTAATTTGCTCGGTCCGGCGCTTCAGCTACGTAAAGGGAAAGCGGTGACGGTGGATATCCACAACACGCTCGCTGAAGAGACGACGCTGCACTGGCACGGGCTGGAAGTGCCGGGCGAGGTGGACGGCGGGCCGCAGGGCATTATCAAAGCGGGCGGTACGCGCAGCGTCACCTTTACGCCCGAGCAGCGCGCGGCGACCTGCTGGTTCCATCCGCATCAGCATGGCAAAACGGGCCATCAGGTAGCGATGGGGCTGGCGGGGCTGGTGCTGATTGAAGACGACGAAAGCCGCCTGCTGCGCCTGCCGAAACAGTGGGGCATCGACGACGTACCGGTGATTGTGCAGGACAAGAAATTCAACGCTGAAGGGCAAATTGACTACCAGCTGGACGTGATGAGCGCGGCGGTAGGCTGGTTTGGCGACACGCTGCTGACCAACGGCGCCATTTATCCTCAGCATGCCGCGCCGAAAGGCTGGCTGCGCCTGCGCCTGCTCAACGGCTGTAACGCTCGCTCGCTCAATTTCGCCACTAGCGATAAGCGTCCGCTGTACGTGGTCGCCAGCGATGGCGGCCTGCTGCCGGAGCCGGTGAAGGTAAGCGAGCTACCGATGCTGATGGGCGAACGCTTTGAGGTGCTGGTGGATATCAGCGACGGCAAGCCGTTTGACCTCGTGACGCTGCCGGTGAGCCAGATGGGGATGGCGGTCGCACCGTTTAATAAGCCGCATCCGGTGCTTCGTATTCAGCCGCTGTTAGTGACCGCATCCGGCACGCTGCCTGATACGTTAACCACTCTGCCAGCCCTCCCGTCGCTTGAGGGGCTTACGCAGCGCAAGCTGCAGCTCGCCATGAACCCGATGCTCGATATGATGGGGATGCAGGCGCTGATGGCGAAATATGGCGATCAGGCGATGGCGGGGATGCACCACGGGCAGATGATGGGCCACATGAATATGGACCACGGCAAAATGGGCGGCATGGGGAACATGAATCACGGCGACCATGGCTTTGATTTCCACAACGCCAACATGATCAACGGCAAAGCGTTCGACATGAATACGCCGATGTTTGCTGCGACAAAAGGTCAGCTTGAGCGCTGGGTGATTTCGGGCGAAGGGGACATGATGCTGCATCCGTTCCATATCCACGGCACCCAGTTCCGTATTCTCACAGAGAACGGCAAAGCGCCGGATGCGCATCGCGCGGGCTGGAAAGATACGGTGAGAGTGGAAGGCGGTGTCAGCGAGGTGCTGGTGAAGTTTGACCACGATGCGCCGAAGGAGTTTGCCTATATGGCGCACTGTCATCTGCTGGAGCATGAAGATACGGGGATGATGCTCGGCTTTACCGTATAA
- the speD gene encoding adenosylmethionine decarboxylase: protein MKKLKLHGFNNLTKSLSFCIYDICYAKTAEERDGYIAYIDELYNANRLTEILSETCSIIGANILNIARQDYEPQGASVTILVSEEPVDPKLIDKTEHPGPLPEVVVAHLDKSHICVHTYPESHPEGGLCTFRADIEVSTCGVISPLNALNYLIHQLESDIVTIDYRVRGFTRDINGMKHFIDHEINSIQNFMSEDMKSLYDMMDVNVYQENIFHTKMLLKEFDLKHYMFHTKPEDLSEEERKAITDLLWKEMREIYYGRNIPAV, encoded by the coding sequence TTGAAAAAGCTTAAACTGCATGGCTTTAACAACCTGACGAAAAGCCTGAGTTTTTGTATTTACGATATCTGCTATGCCAAAACAGCGGAAGAACGCGATGGGTACATCGCCTATATCGACGAACTCTACAACGCCAACCGTCTGACCGAGATCCTGTCAGAAACCTGTTCCATTATCGGCGCAAACATCCTGAACATCGCCCGACAGGATTATGAACCTCAGGGCGCCAGCGTGACCATTCTGGTCAGCGAAGAGCCGGTCGACCCGAAGCTTATCGACAAAACGGAACATCCGGGCCCGCTGCCGGAAGTGGTGGTTGCCCACCTGGATAAAAGCCATATCTGCGTGCACACCTACCCGGAGAGTCACCCGGAAGGCGGGCTGTGTACGTTCCGTGCCGATATCGAAGTGTCGACCTGCGGCGTGATTTCCCCGCTAAACGCGCTGAACTATTTAATCCACCAGCTGGAATCGGACATCGTCACCATTGACTATCGCGTGCGCGGTTTTACCCGTGATATCAACGGCATGAAGCATTTCATCGACCACGAGATCAACTCTATTCAGAACTTCATGTCCGAGGACATGAAATCGCTGTACGACATGATGGACGTGAACGTGTATCAGGAAAATATCTTCCATACCAAGATGTTACTTAAGGAATTTGACCTCAAGCACTATATGTTCCACACGAAGCCGGAAGATTTGAGCGAAGAAGAGCGTAAGGCGATTACTGACCTGCTCTGGAAAGAGATGCGCGAGATTTACTACGGCCGCAATATTCCGGCCGTGTAA
- the yacL gene encoding protein YacL produces the protein MDYEFLRDITGVVKVRMSMGHEAVGHWFNEEVKENLALLDEVEQAANTVKGSERSWQRAGHEYTLWMDGEEVMVRANQLEFSGDEMEEGMSYYDEESLSMCGVEDFLQVVNAYRDFMKQK, from the coding sequence ATGGATTACGAATTTCTGCGCGACATCACCGGAGTGGTGAAAGTGCGTATGTCGATGGGCCACGAAGCCGTTGGACACTGGTTTAACGAAGAGGTGAAAGAAAATCTCGCACTTCTTGATGAGGTTGAACAGGCGGCAAATACGGTGAAAGGCAGTGAACGATCCTGGCAGCGCGCCGGGCATGAATATACGCTGTGGATGGACGGTGAAGAGGTCATGGTGCGTGCCAACCAGCTCGAGTTTTCAGGTGACGAGATGGAAGAGGGGATGAGCTACTACGACGAAGAAAGCCTGTCGATGTGCGGCGTAGAGGATTTCCTTCAGGTGGTAAATGCTTACCGCGACTTTATGAAACAGAAATAA
- a CDS encoding YacC family pilotin-like protein — translation MKTFFRTILFGSLMAMCANSYALSENEAEDMADLTAVFVFLKNDCGYQNLPNGQIRRALVFFAQQNQWDLSNYDSFDMKALGEDSYRDLSGIGIPTAKKCKALARDSLSLLAYVK, via the coding sequence ATGAAGACGTTTTTCAGGACAATTTTGTTCGGTAGCCTGATGGCAATGTGTGCGAACAGCTATGCGCTAAGTGAAAATGAAGCGGAAGATATGGCCGATTTAACGGCGGTTTTTGTATTCCTGAAAAATGATTGTGGCTACCAGAATTTACCCAACGGGCAAATTCGCCGCGCGCTGGTCTTTTTTGCCCAGCAGAACCAGTGGGATCTCAGCAACTACGACAGCTTCGACATGAAGGCGCTCGGTGAAGACAGCTACCGTGACTTAAGCGGTATTGGTATTCCCACTGCCAAAAAATGCAAAGCGCTGGCTCGCGATTCGCTCAGCCTGCTCGCCTACGTGAAATAA
- the hpt gene encoding hypoxanthine phosphoribosyltransferase: MKHTVEVMIPEAEIKARIAELGRQITEHYKDSGSEMVLVGLLRGSFMFMADLCREVHVPHEVDFMTASSYGSGMSTTRDVKILKDLDEDIRGKDVLIVEDIIDSGNTLSKVREILSLREPKSLAICTLLDKPERREVQVPVEFVGFSIPDEFVVGYGIDYAQRYRHLPYVGKVVLLDE, encoded by the coding sequence ATGAAACATACTGTTGAAGTGATGATCCCGGAAGCCGAGATCAAAGCGCGTATCGCCGAACTGGGTCGTCAAATCACCGAACATTACAAGGACAGCGGCAGCGAAATGGTGCTGGTCGGTCTGTTGCGCGGCTCTTTCATGTTCATGGCAGACCTGTGCCGTGAAGTGCATGTGCCCCATGAGGTCGATTTTATGACCGCCTCCAGCTACGGCAGCGGCATGTCCACTACCCGTGATGTGAAAATCCTGAAAGATCTGGATGAAGATATTCGTGGCAAAGATGTGTTGATCGTTGAGGACATCATCGACTCCGGCAACACGCTGTCAAAAGTGCGCGAGATCCTGAGCCTGCGCGAGCCAAAATCTCTGGCGATTTGTACGCTGCTGGATAAACCTGAGCGTCGTGAAGTGCAGGTGCCGGTAGAGTTCGTGGGTTTCTCGATTCCTGACGAATTCGTCGTCGGTTACGGCATTGACTACGCGCAGCGCTATCGTCATCTGCCATATGTTGGGAAAGTGGTACTGCTGGACGAGTAA